Proteins encoded in a region of the Vicia villosa cultivar HV-30 ecotype Madison, WI linkage group LG5, Vvil1.0, whole genome shotgun sequence genome:
- the LOC131607658 gene encoding putative ubiquitin-conjugating enzyme E2 39, which translates to MEKKSTFDLVSDDSDHHFHHHNIGGNCFRDTKSAVYKRIMKEWKILEKNLPDSIHVKAYERRIDLLRAVIIGAAGTPYHDGLFFFDIAFPEDYPNRPPKIHYISFGYGLNPNLYSNGYVCLSLLNTWSGKKCERWDPATSTLLQVLVSIQALVLNEKPLYNEPGYRVLGRSLFESKSRAYNGDAFVLTCFSVVCLIRKPPRNFEEFVKEHFRERGCVLLAACKAYANGRVRVGYYGYNSNNNDNSNNTAVIKVTECSKKLLRNAYASMYKNFLECGASLEGFVEELEVEKQVKEKRSNGGKGIIKKAMGKIKQALGWKKNEKKKITT; encoded by the coding sequence atggaaaagaaaagcACATTCGACTTGGTTTCCGACGATTCCGATCACCACTTCCACCACCACAACATCGGCGGAAACTGCTTCCGAGACACAAAGAGCGCCGTCTACAAACGCATCATGAAAGAGTGGAAAATCCTCGAAAAAAACCTCCCCGATTCCATCCACGTAAAAGCCTACGAACGCCGCATCGATTTACTCCGCGCCGTCATCATCGGCGCCGCCGGTACACCTTACCACGACGGTCTCTTCTTCTTCGACATCGCATTCCCGGAAGATTACCCTAACAGACCACCAAAGATCCATTACATCTCATTCGGGTATGGACTCAACCCGAATCTGTACTCTAACGGTTACGTTTGTTTGAGTCTTCTGAACACGTGGAGCGGTAAAAAATGCGAGAGGTGGGACCCAGCTACTTCGACGCTTCTTCAGGTTTTAGTTTCTATTCAGGCGCTGGTTCTTAATGAGAAGCCGCTTTATAACGAACCTGGTTACCGTGTTTTGGGTCGTTCGCTTTTCGAATCGAAGTCACGTGCCTACAACGGCGACGCTTTCGTTCTCACGTGTTTCTCCGTTGTTTGTCTCATTCGGAAACCGCCGAGAAATTTTGAGGAGTTTGTTAAGGAACATTTCCGTGAGCGAGGGTGTGTGCTACTCGCCGCGTGTAAGGCGTACGCGAATGGGCGCGTGAGGGTAGGGTATTACGGTTACAACAGCAATAACAATGATAACAGTAACAACACGGCGGTTATAAAAGTTACGGAGTGTTCTAAGAAGTTGTTACGAAATGCTTATGCGAGTATGTATAAGAATTTTCTAGAATGTGGTGCTTCGTTGGAGGGTTTTGTTGAAGAGTTGGAGGTggagaaacaagtgaaagaaaagAGATCCAACGGTGGGAAAGGGATCATTAAGAAAGCTATGGGGAAGATTAAACAAGCTTTGGGTTGGAAGAAGaatgagaagaagaagatcactacataa